In the genome of Coraliomargarita sinensis, one region contains:
- a CDS encoding methyltransferase domain-containing protein translates to MLAPKTTSGPQAISSRLVSFPGRHDLSLVGYIDEGPEEIWNGRFIILAPRYGETKKNNLKLAYSFAASGFRVLRFDQSNHIGESDGTIDNFTLPGAVEDILSAVDYVAGEFEPDELILFTVSLSARCGYRACSVDSRISRFISMVGMVDMDATLKSIYQRDIFGEFASGADWESIDILGFEINAENFHSSMCRAALIDLEGTLQDARKVEAPVLHLHAANDLWVKLEDVERVVEACPLGQLMTVPEVGHEVNENRESLQFALEKSIEFCLSGLPQSASNVALPDKESLFRQNRIERERMQKIVRFTEQESEFWETYLSKFGIIEKAHYYVEYFQQLAELLGGVKEDSVFLDAGCGNGFYGVGVIRSVLQGVNQFEGFPKAVHYCGIDLTGGGLGHTYLRHLDELSEVHLQYLSREAGIGVSYRKVDFDVVDPRTNMIIPLAEQSVDKLCCSLVVSYLKKPQALLAEFYRLLKPGGAAVVSSMKPGCDLTVLYHDSLARNYSDSNQEQATELLSSAGRIKTKQEVGVYKFYEAAELERLAFDAGFTDIKSMSCFGNQANLIRISK, encoded by the coding sequence ATGCTCGCGCCAAAGACGACTTCTGGCCCGCAGGCCATCTCCAGCCGTTTGGTCTCGTTCCCCGGTCGACACGACTTGAGCTTGGTCGGTTACATTGACGAGGGACCGGAAGAAATCTGGAACGGACGTTTTATTATTCTGGCCCCGCGTTACGGGGAGACCAAAAAGAATAATCTTAAACTGGCGTACTCGTTCGCTGCATCAGGATTCCGCGTTTTACGCTTTGATCAAAGTAATCACATCGGTGAAAGCGATGGCACCATCGATAACTTTACCCTGCCCGGCGCGGTGGAAGACATTCTGTCGGCGGTCGATTATGTCGCTGGAGAGTTTGAGCCGGATGAGTTGATTCTTTTTACGGTAAGCTTGTCCGCCCGGTGCGGTTACCGCGCATGCTCGGTGGATTCGAGGATCTCCAGATTTATCAGCATGGTCGGAATGGTCGACATGGATGCGACTCTGAAATCAATCTACCAAAGGGATATTTTTGGTGAATTTGCTTCCGGGGCGGATTGGGAATCGATCGACATTCTTGGCTTTGAGATCAATGCAGAGAACTTTCATTCCAGCATGTGCCGTGCTGCCCTGATCGATTTGGAGGGGACTTTACAAGATGCCAGAAAGGTTGAGGCCCCGGTTTTGCACTTGCACGCTGCCAACGACCTTTGGGTCAAACTGGAAGATGTGGAGCGTGTTGTTGAAGCTTGTCCCCTTGGACAATTAATGACGGTTCCGGAAGTCGGGCATGAGGTAAACGAGAACAGGGAGTCACTTCAATTCGCCTTGGAGAAGTCGATCGAATTTTGCCTTTCCGGATTACCTCAGTCGGCCTCGAATGTGGCTCTCCCCGATAAGGAATCGCTCTTTCGTCAAAATAGGATCGAGCGTGAGCGAATGCAGAAGATAGTTCGTTTTACCGAACAGGAATCAGAATTCTGGGAGACTTATTTATCGAAATTCGGTATCATTGAAAAAGCTCATTATTACGTGGAGTATTTTCAACAATTGGCCGAATTGCTTGGGGGCGTAAAGGAAGACAGCGTATTTTTGGATGCCGGTTGTGGTAACGGCTTTTATGGTGTTGGCGTGATTCGTTCCGTCCTCCAGGGGGTAAATCAATTTGAGGGCTTTCCGAAGGCAGTCCATTATTGCGGAATAGATCTGACGGGGGGAGGCCTCGGCCATACCTACCTGAGGCATCTCGACGAGTTGTCCGAGGTTCATCTACAGTATCTAAGCCGTGAAGCGGGTATTGGTGTGTCGTACCGAAAGGTTGACTTCGATGTAGTCGATCCCCGCACGAACATGATTATTCCTTTGGCTGAGCAGAGTGTGGACAAGCTCTGCTGCAGTTTGGTTGTCTCCTATCTGAAGAAGCCACAGGCGTTGTTAGCGGAGTTCTATCGTTTGCTTAAGCCGGGAGGTGCGGCGGTTGTTTCAAGTATGAAACCGGGTTGCGATTTAACCGTTTTATACCATGACTCACTAGCGCGTAATTACTCGGATTCCAATCAGGAGCAGGCCACTGAACTGTTGAGTTCCGCCGGTCGTATCAAGACAAAGCAGGAAGTCGGCGTGTATAAATTTTATGAAGCTGCGGAGTTGGAAAGGCTGGCTTTTGATGCGGGTTTTACCGATATAAAAAGTATGAGCTGCTTCGGTAACCAAGCCAATTTGATTCGTATCTCAAAGTGA
- a CDS encoding ATP-binding protein, whose amino-acid sequence MSQILVICSEAKAPKTIREALATTDIRIVCKQSPQEAQTALERNVFEFALVYSNQENDLMARHLTQLQYASHQIRVIVISPEYSAEEEKIAFDSGADLYFAEPLPVRTLLRVLTRPTTQQVPDTTHTANTLPPQNGNTTSTASALQVLRDFSHVLGYSLDYKAFSRQFIMKLREHISFSRIAIFLEGSAKQPFLGRGVGQAFECIASLGIPGDLIDCFQLSRGVGIGQSLSEHPRIIRSNSPECLTNQDLMKEFAILGCQLAVPITDRERLIGLAVLNGPITDRPYSEDELQLLFLLMEELGLAIRNSRLHMELASHGRMIENVLCAIHSGAIVIDEELNILYANEAARRFLEVESKTSRQIDFAELPAKLAAVVHRAVEKGDICEPFFIPGSKENEIFRVSLFPFTTEGELTLLPRPTMVLLDDFTKIEANKQTALEDSRDELISLIAERFAHEIRNSLVPLTTHAQLIEQRIDDPKFQKSLKQSLLKETSRIKRFSEQMLYLAQDATSGNADIEIKDVLLSAFNNAKEHLGFKDAKLEMTNSQDEAIIHGNPEALCYAFEELFLNGLQSSPESRTIHLELQENAEGIIHLLLRDEGKGFTEESLDSGLEPFFTTRNTGVGLGLSVAHKVVTDHGGFLQLKPRNPDNIWDIDIRLPALIETAST is encoded by the coding sequence GTGAGCCAAATTCTAGTTATTTGCAGTGAGGCTAAAGCCCCGAAAACCATTCGGGAAGCCCTCGCGACCACAGACATAAGGATTGTTTGCAAACAATCACCTCAGGAAGCTCAAACAGCTCTGGAGCGAAACGTATTCGAGTTCGCGCTGGTCTATTCCAATCAGGAAAATGACCTAATGGCGCGTCACCTGACGCAGTTACAGTACGCATCGCATCAAATTAGAGTGATTGTTATATCACCCGAATACTCTGCCGAAGAGGAAAAGATCGCTTTTGATTCGGGGGCCGACCTCTACTTTGCTGAACCGCTCCCTGTCAGGACGCTGCTGCGTGTCCTGACACGACCCACCACACAGCAAGTGCCGGATACGACGCATACGGCGAATACCCTGCCTCCGCAAAACGGCAATACAACCTCGACGGCATCTGCACTTCAAGTCCTTCGCGACTTTTCGCATGTGCTCGGCTACAGTCTGGATTACAAAGCGTTCTCCCGGCAATTTATCATGAAGTTGCGGGAGCACATCAGCTTCAGCCGAATTGCCATCTTTCTCGAGGGTTCGGCCAAGCAACCTTTCCTTGGCCGTGGTGTTGGTCAAGCGTTTGAATGTATTGCATCTCTGGGCATTCCGGGTGACCTCATCGACTGCTTCCAGCTCAGTCGCGGCGTGGGCATCGGACAATCACTCTCCGAACATCCGCGAATCATCCGGTCCAATTCACCGGAATGCTTAACCAATCAAGACCTGATGAAGGAGTTTGCCATCCTCGGCTGTCAGCTGGCCGTACCGATTACCGATCGTGAGCGGCTCATCGGTCTTGCGGTCCTAAACGGGCCGATCACCGATCGCCCGTACAGCGAGGATGAATTGCAGTTACTGTTCCTTTTGATGGAAGAACTGGGCCTGGCCATAAGAAATAGCCGCCTGCACATGGAGTTGGCGAGCCATGGCCGTATGATCGAGAACGTGCTTTGCGCGATACACAGTGGCGCCATCGTGATTGACGAGGAATTAAACATCCTCTACGCGAACGAAGCCGCTCGCCGCTTCCTTGAAGTCGAGAGTAAAACCAGTCGACAGATCGACTTTGCCGAGCTTCCCGCGAAGCTGGCAGCTGTCGTGCACAGAGCCGTTGAGAAAGGTGATATCTGCGAGCCTTTCTTTATCCCGGGCTCGAAGGAAAACGAAATTTTCAGAGTTTCCCTCTTCCCTTTTACCACAGAAGGCGAGCTGACACTTCTCCCCCGGCCAACCATGGTGTTGTTGGATGATTTCACCAAGATCGAGGCTAATAAACAGACGGCACTTGAGGACTCGCGCGACGAATTAATCAGCCTGATCGCCGAGCGCTTTGCGCATGAAATAAGAAATTCACTGGTCCCACTTACGACGCATGCCCAGTTGATTGAGCAACGTATCGACGATCCGAAATTCCAGAAGTCTTTGAAACAATCGCTGCTAAAGGAGACATCACGCATCAAACGCTTCAGTGAGCAGATGCTCTACCTCGCCCAGGATGCCACCAGCGGAAATGCAGACATCGAAATAAAAGATGTTTTACTAAGCGCCTTCAACAATGCGAAGGAACACCTCGGCTTCAAAGACGCGAAACTGGAAATGACTAATTCACAGGACGAGGCAATTATTCACGGCAACCCGGAGGCACTCTGCTATGCGTTTGAAGAGCTTTTCCTGAACGGCCTGCAATCCAGCCCGGAATCACGCACCATCCACCTGGAACTTCAGGAAAATGCGGAAGGCATTATCCACCTACTCCTGCGGGATGAAGGCAAAGGCTTTACCGAGGAGAGCCTCGACTCCGGGCTCGAACCTTTCTTCACCACCCGAAACACAGGCGTCGGGCTGGGGCTGTCCGTGGCCCATAAAGTCGTGACTGACCATGGCGGCTTTTTACAATTGAAACCACGCAACCCGGATAACATCTGGGATATCGACATTCGGCTTCCTGCGCTGATTGAGACGGCTTCCACCTAA
- a CDS encoding OmpP1/FadL family transporter has translation MKKVLLALSPLLLCANITSAVGSRIAYIDAFATARGNAYTATADSASAVFYNPAGLTQLAGTEVQGGVYAFSAEHTYKVGPFEFETDDSFEPLPSFFAAHKFEDQPFAIGFGSYAPFALGVDWGQDAPFSDLGYKSQLYYLKSHLVVAWQVTDTLSIGFGPSFDYGDIELHTTGPLGTFEGDDHTFGFSFGILWQPNEHHSFGLNYQHATELEFDGKQKNFSIGPATTSGSAEAKLDFPESIILGYSWRPNEKWNIEFNIDWTNWDKVDDLVISNDFFSAAVPLNWESAFFYELGATRFFEGGWHASAGITYTENAIPSEEFSPLVPDANRTFLNFGIGRDYENLSWQVTYQFSVDTERQLSSQPGDPSFPINGEYDLESQSIAASLSYRF, from the coding sequence ATGAAAAAAGTCCTCCTTGCCCTTTCACCGCTCCTGCTCTGCGCAAATATAACCAGCGCGGTGGGCAGCCGTATTGCCTATATTGATGCTTTTGCCACAGCCAGAGGCAATGCTTACACGGCAACTGCGGACTCAGCATCCGCAGTTTTTTATAATCCCGCCGGATTAACCCAGTTGGCAGGCACTGAGGTTCAAGGCGGCGTCTATGCCTTTTCAGCAGAACATACCTATAAAGTCGGTCCGTTTGAATTCGAAACCGATGATAGCTTCGAACCCTTACCGAGCTTCTTCGCAGCCCATAAATTCGAAGATCAGCCTTTTGCTATCGGCTTTGGCAGCTATGCCCCCTTTGCCCTCGGTGTCGACTGGGGTCAGGATGCGCCGTTCTCTGACCTGGGCTATAAATCACAACTCTACTACTTAAAGTCCCACCTCGTGGTGGCATGGCAGGTCACGGATACACTCTCGATTGGATTTGGGCCCAGCTTTGACTACGGAGATATCGAGTTGCATACGACCGGCCCTCTGGGCACCTTCGAGGGCGATGACCACACCTTTGGTTTCTCCTTTGGTATCCTCTGGCAGCCGAACGAGCACCACTCCTTCGGCCTGAACTATCAACACGCGACCGAACTCGAATTCGACGGAAAGCAGAAGAATTTTTCCATAGGACCGGCCACGACAAGCGGATCAGCCGAGGCCAAGCTGGACTTCCCGGAGTCTATCATACTGGGCTATTCATGGCGGCCTAACGAAAAATGGAATATTGAATTCAACATCGACTGGACAAACTGGGATAAGGTCGACGACCTGGTCATCTCCAATGATTTCTTCAGTGCAGCCGTTCCGCTGAACTGGGAATCCGCTTTTTTCTATGAACTCGGAGCCACCCGATTCTTTGAGGGTGGCTGGCATGCCAGCGCCGGTATCACCTACACGGAAAATGCCATTCCCAGCGAAGAGTTCTCGCCCTTGGTGCCAGATGCCAACCGAACCTTCCTGAACTTCGGTATCGGTCGCGACTACGAAAATCTGTCTTGGCAGGTAACTTACCAGTTCAGCGTGGATACCGAACGACAACTTTCTTCACAGCCGGGCGATCCTTCTTTTCCGATTAACGGCGAGTATGACCTGGAAAGCCAGTCCATCGCGGCCTCGCTGAGTTACCGCTTTTAG
- a CDS encoding cytochrome P450, translating into MQRDSVDFLETCGALGDIVNYRFVNRRMVGLHHPDLVKDVLLTRHELFVKKGIYSRMNAVFRNGLLTAEGEFWKKQRRIIQPSFTRKNLNTMVAAMSEEAAGFRDELLESADSNQTVDAFEAMLKIALRIITKTMFSNDVSGRHREIAEHIYAINAFLKHRNFSYVPLPTWIPTPSHNRFRHALKSLDSIVMELVRERMQREDPGDDLLGMLLKSTDPETGKRMPMHQVRAEAITIFITGHETTATALSWAYYEMAKAPKLAEELYQTVDAVFGSSVPEFTGEAMKELGCLDNIFYESIRMHPPIYVTYRQAAKDVTLGGVRIRRGDTVHISPLIANYDTRYWNEPESFNPQRFKGGAEGDDKFVFFPFGVGPRSCIGSHFALLEARIIMTTLAQALKFELVDPHFVAKPEPLVTLKPRSPLPMRVRRR; encoded by the coding sequence ATGCAACGCGATTCGGTTGATTTTCTGGAAACCTGTGGCGCACTGGGCGACATCGTGAATTACCGCTTTGTCAACCGGCGCATGGTTGGTTTGCACCATCCCGATCTGGTGAAAGATGTCTTGCTGACACGACACGAGCTGTTTGTGAAGAAGGGGATTTACAGCCGGATGAATGCGGTGTTCCGAAACGGGTTGCTCACCGCCGAGGGAGAATTCTGGAAAAAACAAAGACGTATTATCCAACCTTCATTCACCCGAAAGAATCTGAACACGATGGTGGCTGCTATGAGCGAGGAAGCTGCTGGCTTTCGTGATGAGCTTCTGGAATCTGCCGATAGCAACCAGACGGTGGATGCTTTTGAAGCCATGCTGAAAATTGCGCTTCGAATCATTACCAAAACCATGTTCAGTAATGATGTTTCCGGAAGGCACCGCGAAATTGCCGAGCATATTTATGCAATTAACGCGTTTCTAAAACACCGGAACTTCAGTTACGTTCCGCTGCCAACCTGGATACCCACACCATCGCATAATCGCTTCCGCCACGCCTTGAAGTCGTTGGACTCGATCGTAATGGAACTGGTCCGTGAGCGAATGCAACGTGAGGATCCTGGTGACGACCTATTGGGTATGCTGCTTAAGTCGACTGATCCTGAGACCGGCAAGCGAATGCCCATGCATCAAGTTCGGGCCGAGGCGATTACCATCTTCATCACTGGTCATGAAACCACGGCGACTGCGCTTTCCTGGGCCTATTATGAAATGGCGAAGGCGCCGAAGCTTGCGGAGGAATTGTATCAGACAGTGGATGCGGTTTTTGGATCAAGTGTGCCCGAGTTCACCGGCGAAGCGATGAAGGAGCTTGGGTGCCTTGACAATATCTTCTACGAGTCGATACGCATGCACCCGCCTATCTATGTGACTTACCGTCAAGCTGCGAAGGATGTGACGCTCGGCGGGGTGCGTATCCGGAGAGGGGATACGGTTCACATCAGTCCACTGATTGCGAATTACGATACAAGGTATTGGAACGAACCTGAGTCCTTTAACCCGCAGAGGTTTAAGGGTGGGGCAGAGGGAGACGATAAGTTTGTATTTTTCCCTTTCGGCGTTGGCCCGCGTTCCTGCATCGGTTCGCACTTCGCCTTGCTGGAGGCGCGTATTATCATGACAACTCTGGCTCAAGCGCTGAAGTTTGAACTAGTTGATCCCCACTTCGTGGCCAAACCGGAGCCGCTAGTCACGTTAAAGCCCCGGTCACCATTGCCGATGCGTGTACGCCGGCGTTGA
- the pheA gene encoding prephenate dehydratase: MAEDISSELKRHRDAIDLIDTRFVSLLNERVQKEGGYSEEQVLEKVVRFNQGPLTADSLRAIYRTLMLAGLAPNAVETDPKLVDELDHEIVNLLNERVRHAGEIGRIKHARGADYYDPTREAIVMAKIASLNEGPSTDVTLQAVYREVISSSISLEKKLEIAYLGPEATYTHQAAIRNFGVSLNYRAMKTIPDVFNEVENGAADYGVIPIENSTEGAVFHSMDMLVDSDLHICSQVYLPIEHCLVSRVPLNQVKEVRSKDQALGQCREWLHANLPGVPTMDVVSTAEAVRMASELDGVAAVASVLSAQHYEVPVQAQGIQDRDDNVTRFLVIGKTQAKPLGNGKDKTSLVISLKDEPGALEKTLRPFGSRGINLSKIESRPSRKKAWDYLFFIDFIGHHDDANVQDALRELGEHCEFVKWLGSYPNVGR; this comes from the coding sequence ATGGCCGAAGATATCAGCTCAGAACTCAAGCGTCACCGTGATGCGATCGACCTAATCGATACGCGGTTCGTGAGTTTGCTCAACGAACGTGTGCAAAAGGAGGGTGGCTACAGCGAAGAGCAGGTGCTGGAAAAAGTGGTCCGCTTCAATCAGGGCCCGCTGACCGCGGACAGTTTACGGGCGATTTACCGCACGCTCATGCTGGCGGGCCTAGCACCCAATGCGGTCGAGACGGATCCTAAGCTGGTGGATGAACTCGACCACGAGATTGTTAATTTACTGAACGAACGGGTGCGTCACGCCGGTGAAATCGGGCGTATCAAGCACGCCCGTGGGGCCGACTACTACGATCCGACCCGCGAGGCCATCGTTATGGCCAAGATCGCTTCGCTGAACGAAGGGCCTAGCACCGATGTGACGCTGCAGGCGGTTTACCGCGAGGTCATTTCCAGCTCGATCTCTCTGGAAAAGAAGTTGGAAATCGCGTACCTCGGACCGGAGGCGACCTACACGCATCAGGCGGCCATCCGCAACTTCGGGGTGAGCCTAAACTACCGAGCGATGAAGACGATTCCGGATGTCTTTAACGAGGTGGAGAACGGAGCCGCCGATTACGGCGTGATCCCGATCGAAAATTCCACCGAGGGCGCGGTTTTTCACTCCATGGACATGCTGGTCGATTCCGATCTGCATATCTGTTCGCAGGTTTATCTCCCGATCGAGCATTGTCTCGTTTCGCGCGTGCCGCTGAATCAGGTCAAGGAGGTGCGTTCCAAAGACCAGGCCCTTGGCCAGTGCCGCGAGTGGTTGCACGCGAATTTGCCCGGCGTACCGACGATGGACGTTGTCAGTACCGCCGAGGCGGTGCGCATGGCATCCGAACTGGATGGGGTTGCCGCAGTGGCGAGTGTGCTTTCCGCCCAGCATTATGAAGTGCCGGTTCAAGCGCAGGGCATTCAGGACCGCGATGACAATGTCACCCGTTTCCTGGTGATCGGCAAGACGCAGGCCAAACCGCTGGGGAACGGCAAGGATAAGACCAGCCTGGTGATCTCTTTAAAAGACGAGCCCGGGGCTCTGGAAAAAACCCTCCGTCCCTTCGGGTCACGAGGGATCAACCTCAGCAAGATCGAGTCGCGCCCCAGCCGGAAGAAAGCCTGGGACTATCTGTTCTTTATCGACTTTATCGGCCACCACGACGATGCGAATGTCCAGGACGCGCTCAGAGAACTCGGTGAACACTGTGAGTTCGTGAAGTGGCTTGGGAGTTATCCGAATGTCGGACGCTGA
- the scpB gene encoding SMC-Scp complex subunit ScpB, with translation MEFNLQKTLEALLLSTAEPISMKDLVKLFARYHEEASAAAEEAKESTEEDASEVEVPSLVTQAQLREALTALTDAAEVEDKTYRIVEGPNGYQIVTAPQYAEFVRLLRGEPRPMKLSPAALETMSIIAYRQPVTRAEMEAIRGVSVDSALNKLLELELVHVTGRAELPGRPIQYGTTEKFLEFTGIKELDELPASDVLTNNQIDEWMRHTDEPVEEISDEDVGLSKEPKPDELPLDESYAEIDWKKENAESDAADQIAETEEK, from the coding sequence ATGGAATTTAATCTGCAAAAGACCCTTGAAGCCCTCTTGCTTTCCACCGCCGAGCCGATTTCGATGAAAGATCTGGTGAAGCTGTTCGCCCGTTATCACGAGGAGGCTTCCGCTGCAGCCGAAGAAGCCAAGGAATCCACCGAGGAGGATGCCAGCGAAGTGGAGGTGCCCAGCTTGGTGACACAGGCACAATTGCGAGAGGCTCTCACCGCCCTGACGGACGCCGCCGAAGTAGAGGATAAGACCTACCGCATCGTTGAAGGACCGAACGGCTACCAGATCGTGACGGCGCCCCAGTATGCCGAATTCGTGCGTTTGCTCCGTGGCGAACCGCGCCCGATGAAGCTCAGCCCCGCCGCGCTGGAAACCATGTCGATCATCGCCTACCGCCAGCCTGTGACCCGGGCCGAGATGGAAGCCATCCGCGGTGTTTCCGTGGATAGTGCACTCAACAAACTGCTCGAGCTCGAGCTCGTGCACGTCACCGGACGGGCGGAGCTTCCCGGTCGTCCGATTCAATATGGCACCACGGAAAAGTTCCTCGAATTTACCGGGATCAAGGAACTCGATGAGCTTCCTGCCTCGGATGTGTTGACCAATAATCAGATCGATGAGTGGATGCGTCACACGGACGAACCGGTTGAAGAAATTTCCGACGAAGATGTCGGGCTTTCCAAAGAACCGAAGCCGGATGAGTTGCCACTGGATGAGAGTTATGCCGAGATCGACTGGAAGAAGGAAAACGCCGAGAGCGATGCGGCCGATCAAATCGCAGAAACCGAGGAAAAATAG
- the ilvD gene encoding dihydroxy-acid dehydratase, which produces MSKENTRPHSSVVVDGNDRAAARSMLRAVGFEDADFQKPQVAVAGSPSDLTPCNMHLGDLAEHASNGINNAGGKAVNFSTITVSDGISMGTKGMRYSLVSRDVIADSIETTTAAEGFDGLVTIGGCDKNMPGCMIAIARLNRPAVFVYGGTILPGFRPKDEKEECNPMDIVSVFEAIGKHAKGELTDEELKEVEKYAIPGPGSCGGMYTANTMASAIEALGMSLPGSSAQAAISESKRKDCEMAGAAVVNMLEKGIKPRDIMTRKAFENAIMTCLALGGSTNLILHLLAIAHSAEVELTIDDFREIGQRIPLLADVKPFGKYSMNHLIRIGGIRPMMKMLLDRGLLHGDCLTVTGETIAESLKDVQPYGTFPDEQDIIRPWDNPIKDSTHLRILRGNLAPGAAVGKITGKEGLYFKGTAKVYEGEEEALIGILRGDVVAGDVVVIRNEGPVGGPGMREMLSPTSAVAGRGLIKEVALITDGRFSGGSHGFDVGHITPEAACGGPIGIVKNGDTIEIDAEKNTIDLLIDEAEYKARMDAFKPTGPGEKRGVLGKYAALVATASEGAVTDKNL; this is translated from the coding sequence ATGTCCAAAGAGAATACACGCCCCCACTCTTCCGTCGTTGTCGACGGTAACGACCGCGCAGCCGCCCGCTCCATGTTGCGGGCTGTCGGCTTCGAAGATGCCGACTTCCAGAAGCCGCAGGTCGCCGTCGCCGGTTCCCCCAGCGACCTCACCCCTTGTAACATGCACCTCGGTGACCTCGCGGAGCACGCCTCCAACGGAATCAACAACGCGGGCGGCAAGGCCGTCAATTTCAGCACCATCACCGTTTCCGACGGCATCAGCATGGGCACCAAAGGCATGCGCTACAGTCTGGTTTCGCGCGACGTGATCGCCGACTCCATCGAGACGACGACCGCGGCCGAGGGATTTGACGGGCTCGTCACCATCGGGGGCTGCGATAAAAATATGCCGGGCTGCATGATCGCTATCGCCCGGCTCAATCGCCCGGCGGTCTTTGTCTACGGGGGCACCATTCTTCCCGGCTTCCGCCCGAAGGACGAAAAAGAGGAGTGCAATCCGATGGACATCGTTTCGGTTTTCGAGGCGATCGGGAAACACGCCAAAGGCGAACTGACCGACGAGGAACTCAAGGAAGTTGAGAAATACGCCATCCCCGGCCCCGGCTCCTGCGGCGGAATGTACACCGCAAACACCATGGCCAGCGCCATCGAGGCGCTGGGTATGAGCCTGCCCGGCAGTTCCGCACAGGCCGCGATCAGCGAGTCCAAGCGCAAGGACTGCGAAATGGCCGGTGCTGCCGTCGTTAACATGCTGGAAAAGGGAATCAAGCCCCGCGACATCATGACGCGCAAGGCCTTTGAAAACGCCATCATGACCTGCCTGGCCCTCGGTGGTTCGACCAACCTCATCCTCCACCTTCTGGCCATCGCCCACTCCGCCGAGGTCGAACTCACTATCGATGATTTCCGTGAGATCGGCCAGCGCATCCCGCTGCTGGCTGATGTGAAACCTTTCGGGAAGTACAGCATGAATCATCTTATCCGTATCGGTGGCATCCGCCCGATGATGAAGATGCTGCTCGATCGTGGTCTGCTCCATGGCGATTGCCTGACCGTAACCGGCGAGACCATCGCGGAATCGCTTAAAGACGTGCAGCCCTACGGCACATTCCCCGACGAGCAGGATATCATCCGCCCCTGGGATAATCCGATCAAGGACAGCACACACCTGCGCATCCTGCGCGGTAATCTCGCCCCCGGAGCGGCGGTCGGCAAGATCACCGGCAAGGAAGGGCTTTATTTCAAGGGCACAGCCAAAGTTTACGAAGGCGAGGAAGAAGCGCTTATCGGTATCCTCCGCGGCGATGTGGTGGCCGGCGATGTCGTTGTGATTCGCAATGAAGGCCCTGTTGGCGGTCCCGGCATGCGCGAGATGCTCTCCCCCACCAGCGCAGTGGCCGGTCGCGGCTTGATCAAGGAAGTCGCCCTTATCACCGACGGACGTTTCTCCGGCGGCAGCCACGGTTTTGATGTCGGTCACATCACTCCGGAAGCGGCCTGCGGTGGTCCCATCGGAATCGTCAAGAACGGCGACACCATCGAGATTGATGCCGAGAAGAACACCATCGACCTCCTGATCGACGAGGCGGAATACAAAGCACGTATGGATGCCTTCAAGCCGACTGGCCCGGGCGAAAAACGGGGAGTGCTGGGCAAATACGCCGCCCTTGTTGCCACCGCCTCCGAGGGGGCCGTCACCGATAAAAATCTTTAG